A single region of the Moorena sp. SIOASIH genome encodes:
- a CDS encoding Pvc16 family protein codes for MISDLSQVLRRILEQTSLSSRFPELAEAQISFERPSETFSPGQTTVNLFLYDIREHLELRNNEPTIERRNGEAIIHNPPKRIACSYLVTAWPIGAEELPLQEHRLLSQVLQVFLAYPTIPEIPFLENTRLAGQEPALPMVTAQLDGVQSTAEFWTALGNQLRPSITVTVTIAIKELFEPEPTPIVITQNWRLGQRISPSSLPLVPSTQSGFLGQRILPSSPPLVPGTEQQFFRIGGQVTDADNNPVVGATVILVERNLRAATDRDGNYSIGAIPAGAYTLRVQLEDVVQEVTITIPVDTSTSNYNLQL; via the coding sequence ATGATTAGCGATCTGAGTCAAGTGTTGAGAAGAATTTTGGAACAGACCAGCCTATCGTCGAGGTTTCCAGAATTAGCGGAGGCTCAAATTTCCTTTGAGCGTCCCTCAGAAACGTTTAGTCCTGGACAGACGACGGTGAATTTATTTCTGTACGATATTCGGGAACACCTGGAACTACGTAATAATGAACCAACGATCGAGAGGCGCAATGGAGAGGCAATTATTCATAATCCTCCAAAGCGCATAGCCTGTTCTTATTTAGTCACAGCTTGGCCCATTGGTGCCGAAGAATTACCCCTGCAAGAACACCGATTACTCAGCCAAGTGCTGCAAGTATTCTTAGCCTATCCAACTATTCCAGAAATACCTTTTTTAGAAAATACCCGACTTGCTGGGCAAGAACCAGCCTTACCAATGGTAACTGCTCAACTAGATGGAGTACAAAGCACTGCTGAGTTTTGGACTGCATTGGGGAATCAATTACGTCCTTCGATCACAGTCACAGTAACCATTGCGATCAAGGAACTATTTGAGCCAGAGCCAACCCCCATTGTCATTACTCAAAATTGGCGATTAGGTCAGCGGATTTCACCATCCTCACTACCACTGGTGCCTAGCACTCAATCAGGATTTTTAGGTCAGAGGATCTTACCATCCTCACCACCACTGGTGCCAGGCACCGAACAACAATTTTTCCGCATTGGTGGGCAAGTTACCGATGCTGACAATAACCCTGTTGTAGGCGCAACGGTTATTTTGGTTGAGCGTAATCTCAGGGCAGCCACTGATAGAGATGGAAACTATAGCATCGGGGCAATTCCTGCTGGTGCTTATACCTTACGGGTGCAGTTAGAGGATGTAGTACAGGAGGTTACTATCACTATCCCAGTAGACACCAGCACAAGTAATTACAACCTACAACTATAG
- a CDS encoding phage tail sheath subtilisin-like domain-containing protein, protein MPQYLSPGVYVEEVPPSSRPIAGVATSIAGFIGIVPESIQLPAERVVETTSDGTTTVTLKVETKTLPEAGTPKLVTNWSQFVTTFADLVGDKTLEDLTDVNPTEFNDDQLNAWSRFAQAVYGFFNNGGTRCYVIRINANPDLADALNSFAAIDEITMVAIPGITSQAEQQAVIEHCENLQDRFAILDGQQNPTTLDRDNIKGSTRDSNYAALYFPWITVFDPAQQILDPSSNGSIILPPSGHMAGVYARVDGERGVFKAPANEVIRGALDLEYNLTRADQDGLNPLGINIIRSFKGNIKVWGARTLGGDDNGEYKYISTRRYFNFLRESIDEGTQFAVFEPNNLALWQRIQRTVGDFLLNEWRDGALFGATPEQAFFVKCDAETNPKEVREAGQVVTLIGVAIVKPAEFVIFRIQQMAGE, encoded by the coding sequence ATGCCACAGTATCTTTCGCCAGGCGTATATGTTGAAGAAGTTCCACCCTCATCTCGACCTATTGCTGGAGTGGCTACCAGTATAGCTGGATTTATCGGTATCGTACCCGAAAGTATCCAACTTCCTGCCGAGCGTGTCGTTGAAACTACTAGTGATGGCACTACCACTGTTACGCTCAAAGTGGAAACAAAGACTCTTCCGGAAGCCGGAACCCCTAAGTTGGTGACTAATTGGAGTCAGTTCGTCACTACCTTTGCTGACTTAGTTGGGGACAAGACTCTTGAGGATCTCACAGATGTAAATCCAACTGAGTTTAATGACGATCAACTCAACGCCTGGAGTCGTTTTGCTCAAGCAGTCTACGGTTTCTTCAATAATGGTGGCACCAGGTGCTATGTGATCCGGATTAATGCTAATCCCGACTTAGCTGATGCTCTCAATAGTTTTGCTGCTATTGACGAAATTACTATGGTGGCTATTCCTGGGATTACCAGCCAAGCAGAACAACAAGCTGTTATAGAGCACTGTGAAAACCTCCAAGACAGATTTGCCATTCTCGATGGGCAACAAAACCCTACCACTCTTGACCGAGACAACATTAAAGGTAGTACCAGAGATAGTAACTACGCGGCTCTTTACTTCCCCTGGATTACGGTTTTTGACCCTGCCCAACAAATTCTAGACCCATCAAGCAATGGCAGTATAATCCTGCCTCCCAGTGGACACATGGCTGGGGTTTACGCACGAGTCGATGGAGAAAGGGGTGTGTTTAAAGCCCCAGCTAATGAAGTGATTCGAGGCGCTCTAGATTTGGAATACAACCTCACCAGAGCAGACCAAGACGGTTTAAATCCTCTAGGAATTAATATCATTCGCTCTTTTAAAGGCAATATCAAAGTTTGGGGAGCGCGCACCCTGGGAGGGGATGACAACGGAGAATATAAGTACATTAGCACCCGTCGTTACTTTAATTTCCTGCGGGAGTCCATTGATGAGGGGACACAGTTTGCTGTCTTTGAACCGAATAATCTAGCCCTGTGGCAACGGATTCAACGGACAGTAGGTGACTTCTTGTTAAATGAATGGCGGGATGGAGCTTTGTTTGGAGCAACTCCGGAGCAAGCTTTCTTTGTCAAGTGCGATGCAGAAACTAATCCCAAAGAGGTAAGGGAAGCAGGACAAGTTGTCACTCTGATTGGGGTAGCTATTGTCAAGCCTGCGGAATTTGTTATCTTCCGCATTCAACAGATGGCTGGTGAGTAA
- a CDS encoding phage tail protein, producing the protein MARVDPYKNFRFLMEIDGIVQAGFSECSGFGSEVEIVEYREGGDDATVRKLRGKASYPDISLKWGITDSRELYDWHLAAVNGKVERKNGSIILLDDTGQEKVRWNFFNAWASKYEAPSLDAKGSDVAIDTLTVSCERLERA; encoded by the coding sequence ATGGCAAGAGTTGATCCCTATAAGAACTTTCGTTTCCTGATGGAAATTGATGGTATTGTTCAGGCAGGATTTTCTGAATGTAGTGGTTTTGGTTCTGAAGTAGAAATCGTTGAATATCGTGAAGGTGGAGACGATGCTACAGTACGTAAGCTGCGAGGGAAAGCCAGTTACCCTGACATTTCCCTGAAATGGGGAATAACCGATTCCCGTGAACTCTATGACTGGCACTTAGCCGCAGTCAATGGCAAGGTTGAACGCAAAAATGGTTCCATCATTCTGCTTGATGATACCGGACAGGAGAAAGTACGCTGGAACTTCTTCAATGCCTGGGCTAGTAAGTATGAAGCACCTAGTTTGGATGCCAAAGGAAGTGATGTTGCTATTGATACCCTAACCGTGAGTTGTGAACGTCTGGAGCGGGCATAA
- a CDS encoding phage tail assembly protein: MTNFTMPEQATMLQTEYEFTLPAGYVDKQGNLHREGTMRLATAADEIVPLKDPRVQSNPAYLIVILLSRVVTRIGSVEMINPKVIEGLFASDLAYLQDLYNRINGNGMRSLQIICPHCEKDFAVELDMSGES, translated from the coding sequence ATGACTAATTTCACCATGCCTGAGCAAGCAACAATGCTGCAAACTGAGTATGAGTTTACATTACCAGCAGGTTATGTGGACAAACAGGGGAATTTACATCGGGAAGGAACAATGCGATTGGCGACGGCTGCTGATGAAATTGTGCCCCTGAAAGACCCTCGCGTACAATCTAACCCAGCCTATTTAATTGTGATTCTGCTATCTCGGGTGGTCACCCGCATCGGCTCTGTGGAAATGATTAACCCAAAAGTGATTGAAGGGTTATTTGCCTCTGATTTAGCTTATTTGCAGGATCTGTACAATCGCATCAATGGCAATGGCATGCGATCGCTCCAGATTATCTGTCCCCACTGTGAAAAAGATTTTGCCGTGGAACTAGATATGTCGGGGGAATCTTAG
- a CDS encoding DUF6760 family protein, with the protein MDQLHQEVAYLAYHFHWHYESIMAMEHSQRRRWVEEVAQINRRLNAQTGQIEFI; encoded by the coding sequence CTGGATCAACTCCATCAGGAGGTAGCCTATCTGGCCTACCACTTTCATTGGCACTATGAATCGATCATGGCCATGGAACACAGTCAGCGGCGACGGTGGGTGGAGGAAGTTGCCCAGATTAATCGACGTTTGAATGCCCAAACCGGTCAGATAGAGTTTATCTGA